The following coding sequences lie in one Anguilla rostrata isolate EN2019 chromosome 8, ASM1855537v3, whole genome shotgun sequence genomic window:
- the gata6 gene encoding transcription factor GATA-6 has translation MDLGENSWSMVKREVSSSPGSPVEQNYLHGDRRDRHTSEELRSAPTAHLDTGNRRSEGRALHPYVHFGHHNNTLPSSEDITLFTDLDQGNKLIISSGAHKGGLIVDPSDMYQTLAIAAAQSQAGYDSPTGSYMHSTSTSPVYVPTSRVGPMIPSIPYLQGSGSAQPSHGVSSHSVWSQPTPESPSYSTGSPHASNRFHYSPSPPMNNGASRDSGYSNSLNVNGRDQYGLARPLGGPYPSPYAPYVGPQLSTAWPTGPFDNTMLHSLQSRGTSLPIRGPNGDILDDLGESRECVNCGSISTPLWRRDGTGHFLCNACGLYSKMNGLSRPLIKPQKRMSSTRRIGLSCANCQTSTTTLWRRNAEGEPVCNACGLYTKLHGVPRPLAMKKEGIQTRKRKPKTLSKIKGSSGNSNPVPMTPTSTSSSNSEDCSKNSSPSAQAPVQGVNSSTMTGQGEVPTSGSSTVKYVGQEGLYPGVGLTSTADVAAAVRGEPWCPMALA, from the exons ATGGACCTGGGCGAAAACAGCTGGTCCATGGTTAAGAGAGAAGTCTCCAGCAGCCCAGGGTCGCCGGTGGAGCAGAACTATCTTCACGGTGATAGGAGGGACCGGCACACCTCGGAAGAGCTGAGGTCAGCCCCGACAGCTCATCTTGACACAGGAAACCGGCGCTCTGAGGGGCGAGCACTACACCCCTACGTTCACTTCGGACATCACAACAACACATTGCCCAGTTCAGAGGACATCACGCTGTTCACGGATCTTGACCAGGGAAACAAACTCATCATTTCCAGCGGAGCACACAAGGGAGGTTTAATCGTCGACCCCAGCGACATGTATCAAACCCTTGCCATAGCGGCGGCTCAGAGCCAGGCAGGATACGACTCCCCTACTGGTAGCTATATGCACTCCACATCAACTTCCCCGGTGTACGTGCCGACCTCCCGCGTGGGACCTATGATTCCCAGTATCCCTTACCTCCAGGGCAGCGGGTCTGCACAGCCGAGTCATGGGGTTAGCAGTCACTCGGTCTGGTCGCAGCCAACCCCGGAAAGCCCTTCATACAGCACCGGGAGTCCCCACGCCTCCAACCGTTTTCACTACTCTCCAAGTCCGCCCATGAATAACGGCGCTTCCAGGGACAGCGGCTACAGTAACTCTCTGAATGTGAACGGCAGAGATCAGTACGGCCTGGCCCGGCCTCTCGGTGGACCCTACCCCAGCCCGTATGCTCCTTACGTGGGACCGCAGCTGTCCACTGCTTGGCCGACTGGACCATTTGACAACACGATGCTGCATTCTCTGCAAAGCCGAGGAACGTCACTACCAATTCGAGGACCCAATGGAG ACATTTTGGATGACTTGGGAGAAAGTCGAGAATGTGTGAACTGCGGGTCCATCTCAACGCCGCTATGGAGACGCGATGGCACGGGTCACTTTCTGTGCAATGCCTGCGGCCTGTACAGCAAAATGAACGGACTTAGTCGGCCACtaataaaaccacaaaagcGGATG TCATCGACAAGACGAATTGGGCTCTCCTGTGCAAATTGCCAAACCAGCACTACCACACTGTGGCGCAGGAATGCAGAGGGGGAACCGGTGTGTAATGCATGTGGACTCTACACCAAATTACATGGG GTCCCAAGGCCACTCGCCATGAAGAAAGAAGGCATTCAGAcgaggaaaagaaaaccaaagaCCTTGAGCAAGATCAAGGGTTCTTCCg GTAACAGTAACCCAGTTCCCATGACTCCAACCTCTACGTCTTCCTCCAATTCTGAAGACTGCTCCAAGAATAGCTCTCCATCAGCACAGGCACCTGTCCAAGGG GTCAACTCCTCCACCATGACAGGCCAGGGGGAGGTACCCACCTCAGGCAGCTCCACGGTGAAGTACGTGGGGCAGGAGGGCCTGTACCCGGGGGTCGGCCTGACCTCCACGGCTGACGTGGCAGCGGCGGTGCGAGGGGAGCCCTGGTGCCCGATGGCTCTGGCCTGA